Proteins encoded in a region of the Agromyces protaetiae genome:
- a CDS encoding Na+/H+ antiporter subunit A has protein sequence MILSLVLFGALSLVAPLLTRLLGRRVFLVLALLPAAVFVVLLTLLPDVIDGTAIVESVDWIPALDIALSFRIDALALLLALIVTGIGALVLIYCTWYFSDDEPSLGRFAALLLAFAGVMLGLVTADDVYILFTFWEATSVLSYLLIGHYTGRKESRGAALQALTVTTFGGLAMLVGLVLLSVEGGTTSLSALIENPVLGTAGEWGIALVLIGAISKSALVPFHFWLPAAMAAPTPVSAYLHAAAMVKAGVYLIARLAPGYADLEVWHPIIVILGATTMLVGGWRALRQYDIKLLLAYGTVSQLGFLVLVTGFGTRDAALAGVALLLAHALFKAALFLVVGIVDHAAGTRDWRKLSGVGRRMPVVATVAILAAASMAGLPPLIGFVAKETVFTAYLEATSAGAMTGLAGWAWLALIGAFLGSVLTVAYSVRFIWGAFWSKPGVEPTPLHRESPLITVAPAVLSIASLVAAFGVAAIEPLLAAYADELPGPLDYHLALWHGFETALAISVAVYILGALLVWGRARVARMQASVPQLVDSGRGYLRVVSAVDRFAAALTTAIQKRGLPGYVAVIVLVFIGGLGASAIANTVWPGSIRLWDYPAQPFLALVMAVAAIAATVVQQRMSAVLLVSITGYGLVLLFGMSGAPDLALTQALIETVTVVVFVLVLRRLPKRIGQRNPPVHPVARGIVGAVAGLVMAVIGFIALGARIQPTISEGLPALAIEAHGQNVVNVILVDIRAWDTLGEISVLVAVATGVASLIFVSGRTGGAPRLDSVPGRRDRLRPVPEPASSIRGVRPSVADTAGEVHASGEASDNRQTWLLAGRTLSPRRRSILIEVLVRLLFHPAIIVSVYLLFVGHNQPGGGFAGGLLAGIALIARYLAGGRYELGEAAPIDAGRLLGTGLLLAAGTAASSLVFGLTVFESTWFELDVPVLGTLSAGTSTIFDIGVYLVVVGLVLDILRALGAEVDRQQEEADEASSDSDSGSDSSGSSDSSGSSDSTPAGVRS, from the coding sequence ATGATCCTCAGCCTCGTCCTGTTCGGCGCCCTGTCGCTCGTCGCGCCGCTGCTCACGAGGCTGTTGGGCCGCCGGGTCTTCCTCGTCCTCGCGCTCCTGCCCGCCGCGGTCTTCGTGGTGCTGCTCACGCTGCTGCCCGACGTGATCGACGGCACCGCGATCGTCGAATCCGTCGACTGGATCCCCGCGCTCGACATCGCGCTGAGCTTCCGCATCGACGCGCTCGCGCTGCTGCTCGCCCTGATCGTCACCGGCATCGGCGCGCTGGTCCTGATCTACTGCACCTGGTACTTCTCCGACGACGAGCCCTCCCTCGGTCGGTTCGCCGCGCTCCTGCTGGCCTTCGCGGGCGTCATGCTCGGCCTCGTCACCGCTGACGACGTGTACATCCTGTTCACGTTCTGGGAGGCGACGAGCGTGCTCTCGTACCTCCTCATCGGCCACTACACCGGCCGCAAAGAGAGTCGCGGTGCCGCACTGCAGGCGCTCACGGTCACCACCTTCGGCGGACTCGCGATGCTCGTCGGGCTCGTTCTGCTCTCGGTCGAGGGCGGCACCACCTCGCTCAGCGCGCTCATCGAGAACCCCGTGCTCGGCACGGCCGGCGAGTGGGGCATCGCGCTCGTGCTCATCGGCGCGATCTCGAAGAGCGCGCTCGTGCCCTTCCACTTCTGGCTTCCGGCCGCCATGGCCGCGCCCACCCCGGTCTCCGCGTACCTGCACGCGGCGGCGATGGTCAAGGCGGGCGTGTACCTCATCGCACGGCTCGCCCCGGGGTACGCCGATCTCGAGGTGTGGCATCCGATCATCGTCATCCTCGGCGCGACGACCATGCTCGTCGGCGGCTGGCGAGCGCTCCGCCAGTACGACATCAAGCTGCTGCTCGCGTACGGCACCGTGAGCCAGCTCGGCTTCCTCGTGCTCGTCACGGGCTTCGGCACGCGCGATGCCGCGCTGGCGGGCGTCGCCCTGCTGCTCGCCCACGCCCTGTTCAAGGCCGCGCTGTTCCTGGTCGTCGGCATCGTCGACCATGCCGCGGGCACGCGCGACTGGCGCAAGCTCTCCGGCGTCGGCCGGCGCATGCCCGTCGTCGCGACCGTGGCGATCCTCGCCGCCGCGTCCATGGCCGGCCTGCCACCGCTCATCGGCTTCGTCGCGAAAGAGACCGTGTTCACCGCGTACCTCGAGGCGACGAGCGCGGGCGCCATGACCGGCCTCGCGGGCTGGGCCTGGCTGGCCCTGATCGGCGCCTTCCTCGGCTCGGTGCTGACCGTCGCCTACAGCGTGCGCTTCATCTGGGGTGCGTTCTGGTCGAAGCCCGGCGTCGAGCCCACGCCCCTGCACCGCGAGAGCCCGCTCATCACGGTCGCCCCCGCGGTGCTCTCGATCGCGAGCCTCGTCGCCGCGTTCGGCGTCGCGGCGATCGAGCCGCTCCTCGCCGCCTACGCGGACGAGCTGCCCGGCCCGCTCGACTACCACCTCGCCCTCTGGCACGGGTTCGAGACGGCGCTCGCGATCTCGGTCGCGGTGTACATCCTCGGCGCGCTGCTCGTGTGGGGCCGCGCCCGCGTCGCCCGCATGCAGGCCTCGGTCCCGCAGCTCGTCGACTCCGGTCGCGGCTACCTGCGGGTCGTCTCCGCGGTCGACCGGTTCGCCGCGGCGCTCACGACCGCGATCCAGAAGCGGGGCCTCCCCGGCTACGTCGCGGTCATCGTCCTGGTCTTCATCGGCGGCCTCGGCGCGTCGGCGATCGCGAACACCGTGTGGCCAGGGAGCATCCGGCTCTGGGATTACCCGGCCCAGCCGTTCCTCGCCCTGGTCATGGCCGTCGCCGCGATCGCGGCGACGGTGGTGCAGCAGCGCATGTCGGCCGTGCTGCTCGTGAGCATCACGGGCTACGGGCTCGTCCTGCTGTTCGGCATGTCGGGCGCACCCGACCTCGCCCTCACCCAGGCCCTCATCGAGACCGTCACCGTGGTCGTGTTCGTGCTCGTGCTGCGCCGGCTCCCGAAGCGCATCGGGCAGCGGAACCCACCCGTGCACCCGGTCGCACGCGGCATCGTGGGCGCGGTCGCCGGGCTGGTCATGGCCGTCATCGGCTTCATCGCGCTCGGCGCGCGGATCCAGCCGACCATCTCCGAGGGCCTCCCGGCGCTCGCCATCGAGGCGCACGGCCAGAACGTGGTCAACGTGATCCTCGTGGACATCCGCGCGTGGGACACGCTCGGCGAGATCTCGGTGCTGGTCGCGGTCGCGACCGGCGTGGCGAGCCTCATCTTCGTGTCGGGCCGCACCGGCGGGGCGCCGCGGCTGGACAGCGTGCCGGGCCGCCGCGACCGTCTCCGGCCGGTGCCCGAGCCCGCGTCGAGCATCCGCGGCGTGCGCCCGAGCGTCGCCGACACCGCGGGCGAGGTGCACGCCTCCGGCGAGGCATCCGACAACCGTCAGACGTGGCTGCTCGCGGGCCGCACGCTCTCGCCGCGTCGTCGCTCGATCCTCATCGAGGTGCTCGTACGGCTGCTCTTCCACCCGGCGATCATCGTGTCGGTCTACCTGCTCTTCGTCGGCCACAACCAGCCGGGTGGCGGCTTCGCCGGCGGCCTGCTCGCGGGCATCGCGCTGATCGCGCGCTACCTCGCCGGCGGGCGGTACGAGCTCGGGGAGGCCGCGCCGATCGATGCCGGCCGCCTGCTCGGCACGGGCCTCCTGCTCGCTGCCGGCACCGCGGCGTCGTCGCTGGTGTTCGGGCTGACCGTGTTCGAATCCACCTGGTTCGAGCTCGACGTCCCCGTGCTCGGCACGCTGTCGGCCGGCACCTCGACGATCTTCGACATCGGCGTGTACCTCGTGGTCGTCGGGCTCGTGCTCGACATCCTGCGCGCGCTCGGCGCCGAGGTCGACCGCCAGCAGGAGGAGGCCGACGAGGCCTCCTCCGACTCCGACTCCGGCTCCGACTCGTCCGGCTCGTCCGACTCGTCCGGCTCGTCCGACTCGACGCCCGCGGGGGTGCGCTCGTGA
- a CDS encoding class I SAM-dependent methyltransferase: MGEETMGPDSADGSAVPSTAAAFTALDGPLWEPLGSAAVLRAQPQFDETVLDAWCGDGAASLPTAALVGPTGHVDAIDPDGTLVSIARERSEHLPQLQLHVADPAEWPTGEYDLVQCVLGLASCSTPDETARHLVALVKPGGRFVLSLWAQGALAPLTELAREALADLDVAPESEGAPEPEDDDEAAPSDQETDGPDEVEATDASDRSDESDDEDDNDNDNDNEDDHDEDEDDDDDGDGDDDDDQDDEDDDASDDQDATDASDVEAAADDEEAPGAAPAGAHAGGAAERAAADETSVDAALPGTAGTLATLLHDLGLVDVRAERVDRHLDLEGELAWQLVLGARLLPADALDALDEAARDRLRHRVLDGVAERGLTRIDASTLIAVGHRAG; the protein is encoded by the coding sequence ATGGGGGAAGAGACGATGGGGCCGGATTCCGCCGATGGATCAGCCGTACCCTCGACCGCGGCCGCGTTCACCGCGCTCGACGGCCCGCTGTGGGAGCCGCTCGGGTCGGCCGCCGTCCTGCGCGCACAGCCCCAGTTCGACGAGACCGTGCTCGACGCCTGGTGCGGCGACGGGGCCGCGTCCCTGCCGACCGCGGCACTCGTCGGGCCGACCGGCCACGTCGACGCGATCGACCCCGACGGCACGCTCGTCTCGATCGCGCGCGAGCGCAGCGAGCACCTGCCCCAGCTGCAGCTGCACGTCGCCGACCCGGCCGAATGGCCGACCGGCGAGTACGACCTCGTGCAATGCGTGCTCGGCCTCGCGTCCTGCAGCACGCCCGACGAGACCGCGCGTCACCTCGTCGCGCTCGTGAAGCCCGGCGGGCGGTTCGTCCTCTCGCTCTGGGCACAGGGCGCGCTCGCGCCCCTCACCGAGCTCGCACGCGAGGCGCTCGCTGACCTCGACGTGGCGCCGGAGTCCGAGGGTGCGCCCGAGCCGGAGGACGACGACGAGGCGGCGCCTTCGGACCAGGAGACCGATGGGCCCGACGAGGTCGAAGCGACGGATGCGTCAGACCGCTCGGATGAATCGGACGATGAGGACGACAACGACAACGACAACGACAACGAAGACGACCACGACGAAGACGAAGACGACGACGACGACGGCGACGGCGACGACGACGACGACCAGGACGACGAAGACGACGACGCCTCGGACGACCAGGATGCTACGGACGCTTCGGACGTCGAAGCTGCTGCGGACGACGAGGAGGCTCCGGGCGCGGCACCGGCCGGCGCCCATGCGGGCGGCGCGGCCGAGCGTGCGGCTGCCGACGAGACATCCGTCGACGCCGCGCTTCCCGGCACGGCCGGGACGCTCGCGACGCTACTGCACGATCTCGGTCTCGTCGACGTGCGCGCGGAGCGCGTCGACCGGCACCTCGACCTCGAGGGCGAGCTCGCCTGGCAGCTCGTGCTCGGTGCCCGGCTGCTGCCGGCCGACGCGCTGGACGCGCTCGACGAGGCGGCGCGCGATCGGCTGCGGCACCGCGTGCTCGACGGTGTGGCCGAACGCGGGCTCACGCGCATCGACGCGTCCACGTTGATCGCGGTCGGGCACCGCGCCGGCTGA
- a CDS encoding NADH-quinone oxidoreductase subunit K, producing the protein MTASLTLLVLMAVLFGAGITIMLERSLTRVLIGFLLVGNSVNILIYLMSGSPGLAPLLGEGVDPGEISDPLPQAFILTAIVINLGITSFMLALIYRSWWLAQLGDEGDSVDDTEDLMEDVEEAEELIRSSAEDDRAIQEVLEASDEEAPR; encoded by the coding sequence GTGACCGCCTCCCTCACGCTCCTGGTCCTCATGGCCGTGCTCTTCGGTGCGGGCATCACGATCATGCTCGAGCGCAGCCTGACGCGCGTGCTCATCGGGTTCCTGCTCGTCGGCAACTCCGTCAACATCCTGATCTACCTGATGAGCGGCAGTCCGGGCCTCGCGCCGCTGCTCGGTGAAGGCGTCGATCCCGGCGAGATCTCCGACCCGCTCCCCCAGGCGTTCATCCTGACCGCGATCGTGATCAACCTCGGCATCACGAGCTTCATGCTCGCGCTCATCTACCGCTCGTGGTGGCTCGCGCAGCTCGGCGACGAGGGCGACTCGGTCGACGACACCGAAGACCTCATGGAAGACGTCGAAGAGGCCGAAGAGCTCATCCGTTCGTCGGCAGAGGACGACCGCGCCATTCAAGAAGTGCTCGAAGCGAGTGACGAGGAGGCACCCCGATGA
- a CDS encoding FKBP-type peptidyl-prolyl cis-trans isomerase, translated as MNRALRLAAPVALAAASALVLAGCAGGGSPAESTAPAAAGECMDLSPGSASDGVTADGAFGEAPNATFETPVETDELQRSILIEGEGDPTEPGDAVDVVLTMYSATSGEQLISQPASLGVGESSLLTAFRAAVDCVPIGTRTATVAPAADVYGDQGNDSIGVGPGEAVVIVADVTGITEEPAPAETSEWTENVPEVTFNGTEPPTVVIPDTEASPELLLKVLEEGDGETVGAGDQVSVRYQGLNWDTKEIFDQSYPGDPATFGTDQVIAGFGAALVGQKVGTKLIVTIPPEFGYGTDPAAHQLGGQTLVFVVEIEGTTAA; from the coding sequence ATGAACCGCGCCCTGCGCCTTGCCGCGCCCGTAGCGCTCGCCGCCGCATCCGCCCTCGTCCTCGCCGGGTGTGCTGGCGGCGGATCGCCCGCCGAGTCGACGGCGCCCGCTGCCGCCGGGGAGTGCATGGACCTCTCACCGGGTTCGGCCTCCGACGGCGTCACGGCCGACGGTGCGTTCGGCGAGGCGCCGAACGCGACCTTCGAGACGCCCGTCGAGACCGATGAGCTCCAGCGCAGCATCCTGATCGAGGGTGAGGGAGACCCGACCGAGCCCGGCGACGCCGTCGACGTCGTGCTCACCATGTACAGCGCCACGAGCGGCGAGCAGCTGATCTCGCAGCCCGCGAGCCTCGGGGTCGGCGAGTCCTCGCTGCTGACGGCCTTCCGCGCCGCGGTCGACTGCGTGCCGATCGGCACTCGCACGGCGACCGTCGCGCCCGCGGCCGACGTCTACGGCGACCAGGGCAACGACTCGATCGGCGTCGGACCGGGCGAGGCGGTCGTGATCGTCGCCGACGTGACGGGCATCACCGAGGAGCCGGCGCCCGCCGAGACGAGCGAGTGGACCGAGAACGTGCCCGAGGTGACCTTCAACGGCACCGAGCCGCCGACGGTCGTGATCCCCGACACCGAGGCGTCGCCCGAGCTGCTGCTCAAGGTGCTCGAAGAGGGCGACGGCGAGACCGTCGGAGCCGGCGACCAGGTCTCGGTGCGGTACCAGGGCCTGAACTGGGACACCAAGGAGATCTTCGACCAGTCCTACCCCGGCGACCCGGCCACGTTCGGCACCGACCAGGTCATCGCCGGCTTCGGTGCGGCGCTCGTCGGCCAGAAGGTCGGCACCAAGCTGATCGTGACGATCCCGCCGGAGTTCGGCTACGGCACCGACCCGGCCGCCCACCAGCTCGGCGGCCAGACGCTCGTGTTCGTGGTCGAGATCGAGGGCACCACGGCCGCGTAA
- a CDS encoding ATP-binding protein: MDRASNPYTPHAGADPEVLAGRAELLDGFRVLLRRLQRGRAEPSMLLTGLRGVGKTVLLARFAEIARAEKWEPVELEAAKCDDGRFRQAVFTHFKAALLRLAPRPRWTERDRIAAEVLTAFAEQIELACAFGVAWDVRAAEGAGDSGDLEMDLADVFVAIGEAARMHQRGVVLLIDEAQFLSRTQLEALVHAVHATTQRHLPITWVGAGLPHLPELAGEARSYADRLFSFPSIGALAPDDARAALTEPALAEGVAFEDAAVQRALDITGGYPCFIQELGAQTWSVAEGDLVRCADVELAHDAYDARLDSWFFRVRLERATPLQTAYLRAMAELGPEPQKAADVARLMGRESTQVGPIRAELIDLGLLYAPEHGYAAFTAPDFDRFIMRVVPELRVPEIQRRGPRVTAN; this comes from the coding sequence GTGGACCGCGCGAGCAATCCGTATACGCCGCACGCCGGGGCAGACCCCGAGGTGCTCGCCGGTCGAGCTGAGCTGCTCGACGGCTTCCGGGTCCTCCTCCGCCGCCTGCAGCGCGGCCGCGCAGAGCCTTCGATGCTGCTCACCGGCCTGCGCGGCGTCGGCAAGACCGTGCTCCTCGCCAGGTTCGCCGAGATCGCGCGCGCCGAGAAGTGGGAACCCGTCGAGCTCGAGGCGGCGAAGTGCGACGACGGCCGGTTCCGGCAGGCCGTGTTCACGCACTTCAAGGCCGCGCTGCTGCGTCTCGCACCGCGCCCCCGATGGACCGAGCGTGATCGCATCGCGGCCGAGGTGCTGACGGCGTTCGCCGAACAGATCGAGCTCGCCTGCGCGTTCGGGGTCGCCTGGGACGTACGCGCCGCCGAGGGCGCGGGCGACTCCGGCGACCTCGAGATGGATCTCGCCGACGTGTTCGTCGCGATCGGCGAGGCGGCGAGGATGCACCAGCGGGGCGTCGTGCTGTTGATCGACGAGGCGCAGTTCCTGTCGCGAACGCAGCTCGAGGCCCTCGTGCACGCGGTGCACGCGACGACGCAGCGTCACCTCCCGATCACGTGGGTCGGTGCGGGGCTCCCGCACCTCCCCGAGCTCGCCGGTGAGGCGAGATCGTACGCCGACCGGCTCTTCTCGTTCCCCTCGATCGGCGCGCTGGCGCCCGACGACGCGCGTGCGGCGCTGACCGAGCCCGCGCTCGCCGAGGGCGTGGCGTTCGAAGACGCCGCGGTGCAACGCGCACTCGACATCACCGGCGGATACCCGTGCTTCATCCAGGAGCTCGGAGCGCAGACCTGGTCGGTCGCCGAAGGCGACCTCGTGCGCTGCGCCGACGTCGAGCTCGCGCACGACGCGTACGACGCCCGGCTCGACAGCTGGTTCTTCCGGGTGCGGCTCGAGCGGGCGACGCCCTTGCAGACCGCGTACCTCCGCGCGATGGCCGAGCTCGGCCCGGAACCCCAGAAGGCGGCCGACGTCGCCCGGCTCATGGGCCGCGAATCCACCCAGGTCGGCCCGATCCGAGCCGAGCTGATCGACCTCGGCCTGCTGTACGCGCCGGAACACGGGTACGCCGCGTTCACCGCGCCCGACTTCGACCGGTTCATCATGCGGGTCGTGCCCGAGTTGCGCGTACCCGAGATCCAGCGTCGCGGACCCCGCGTCACGGCGAACTGA
- a CDS encoding sulfurtransferase: MPILISADELAARLRTGRAGRPVVLDVRWSLAEPDGSAAYRAGHVPGAVYVDLDGELADHRAEGRGRHPLPTEAQLTAALRRWGVHAGDEVVVMDDLGNQSAARAWWLLRFAGVEQVSMLDGGLSAWTRAGHPLEAGEVVPERGDAVAHFGHLPVLDIDEVAGLPATGVLLDARAAERYRGEVEPVDPKAGHIPGAVSAPTGSNLDEAGRFRSPEERRARFAELGVHPGTAVGAYCGSGVTAAHEVAALAIAGIDAALFPGSWSQWSNTDRPVAIGGDADH, encoded by the coding sequence ATGCCCATCCTCATCTCCGCCGACGAGCTCGCGGCCCGCTTGCGCACTGGCCGGGCCGGCCGCCCGGTCGTGCTCGACGTGCGCTGGTCACTCGCCGAGCCCGATGGCTCGGCCGCATACCGCGCCGGGCATGTGCCGGGCGCGGTCTACGTCGACCTCGACGGTGAGCTCGCCGATCACCGCGCCGAAGGGCGCGGCCGCCACCCCCTGCCGACCGAGGCGCAGCTGACGGCGGCGCTGCGGCGCTGGGGTGTGCACGCGGGGGATGAGGTCGTGGTGATGGACGACCTCGGCAACCAGTCGGCGGCCCGCGCCTGGTGGCTGCTGCGGTTCGCCGGCGTCGAGCAGGTCTCGATGCTCGATGGCGGCCTATCGGCGTGGACCCGTGCGGGGCACCCACTCGAGGCCGGTGAGGTCGTGCCCGAGCGGGGTGACGCGGTCGCGCACTTCGGGCATCTCCCCGTGCTCGACATCGACGAGGTCGCCGGGCTGCCCGCGACGGGCGTGCTGCTCGACGCCCGGGCCGCGGAACGATACCGCGGCGAGGTCGAGCCCGTCGATCCGAAGGCCGGTCATATTCCCGGAGCGGTATCGGCGCCGACCGGGTCGAACCTCGACGAGGCGGGGCGCTTTCGGTCGCCCGAAGAACGGCGCGCACGATTCGCCGAGCTGGGCGTGCATCCCGGTACGGCCGTCGGGGCCTACTGCGGCTCCGGAGTCACGGCCGCACACGAGGTCGCCGCGCTCGCCATCGCCGGCATCGACGCGGCGCTGTTCCCCGGCTCGTGGAGCCAATGGTCGAACACCGACCGCCCGGTCGCGATCGGCGGCGACGCCGATCACTGA